The sequence TTACTCGATAAATGAAGCTTACATAAAAAGTTTTAGTGAAATTTCACTGCACATTGATGGCATTTTAAGCGAGTTTGAGTGGGAAATTTTAGAGAAAATTTCAAAACTAACAACGCTAAAAATTATCTTTCAAACTAGCGTTTTTAATAAAAAACTAATAGATAAGATAAGGCAAATTTCAGCCATTAGTGATTTTGAAAACTATAAAAAATATGAGCTAAATTTAAACACAAACGAGCTAACTTGCTTAGAAAATATCACAAAATTTGAGCCAGTTTTAGTGAGAAATTTCGCCACAAGAAGCTTGCAGTGCGCATACGTCATGGCAAAGGTGAGCGAGTTTGTGCGTGAGGGCATAAAGCCTGAAAATATCGCTGTCATATTGCCAGATGAGGGCTTTAGCGAGATTTTAAGGCTTCATGATAGCGCTAAAATTTTCAACTACGCCATGGGCGAGAGCTTTAAGAATACAAAATTTTATGAGGCGCTTTACTACATCACAAGAGCGATCAACGAAGAGGCAAGCCCAGTTTTTGATCAAAGTAAGTGCGAGAGCTACGAGGAGCTTGGATTTATTTTAAGCGAATTTGGCGTTAGCGAGCAGCTTTTTGAGAAATTTAAGGCTGGCTACTTTGAGGCGTGTGAATTTGGCAAATTTAAAGAGCTAATAGATGAGCTTTTGGTGCTTGAAAATGAGCCAAGATGCGAAGAGAAGCTCGCACTTGAGCTATTTAGGATGGAGAATTTATGCAGGTATTTTAGCTTTAGCCTAAAGCAGCTAAGTGAAATTTTCTTGTTAAATATCGCGCGCCTAAGCATTGACGACGTGGGTGGTGGAAAGATCAGCGTCATGGGCATGCTAGAGAGCCGTGGGATGAAATTTGATGGCGTTATTATAGTTGATTTTAACGATAGTTTTATCCCAGCTAGAAGCGCAAATGAGATGTTTTTAAACTCAAAAGTGAGGCAAAAAGCTGGACTTATAAGCTATGTGGAGCGTGAGAATTTGCAGAGATTTTACTACGAAAGCCTCATAAATAACGCCAAAAAAGTGGCGATCTCATGCACTGTAAATGAAGAAAATATTGAGTCGAGATTTCTTAAAAATTTCAAAACAATAAAGGATGAGAAATTTAGCGATGAGGCCTATTTAAAGCTATTTTTAAAAGGAGAGGCGAGCTTAAATTTAAGCGATGATGAGATCATTTTAAGGCATGATTTTTTCACAAAACCGCTCTCGTTTTCAACGCTAAATTTATATATAACTTGCCCAAGAAAATACTACTACACAAAGATAGCTCACATAGATGCGCCAAAAGCTATAGCTGGTGAGCTTGGCACAAAGCAAGGAAATAGCGTTCATAGCGCACTTTTTGAATACTATACGAGTGAGTTTTATAAGCAAAATAACACCTTTGATCTAGCCATTTTTAAAGAGATGCTAGCAAGGCAAAATCTTACGCCACTTGAGTTTGAAATTTGGACGCATAAATTTAAAGAGTATGAAATTTATGAAAACGAGCGTTTAAGGGCTGGTTTTAGGGTGCTTGAGTGCGAAAAAGAGGTGCAAAGCGAGTTTTGTGGCGTGCAGATAAAGGGATTTATCGATAGGATCGACGTTGGCGCAAACGGCGACATGCTTATACTTGATTATAAAACGGGCGAGGCAAATGTAAATTCGCTCCAGCTTGCCTTTTATGAAGCACTTTACGGCGGAGAGGTGCGAAGTGCTTACTATGCCCTAAAAAACGAGCCTGAGCTACTCTCATCTAAAAAAAGCGTGAGCGATCTGGAGGCTGAGATAGAGAAGCTAAAAGAGATAAATGGTAGCGAGATAAATTTTGAAAGAAAGAGCGGTGCTTGCAAATTTTGCGACTATGCGCTGCTTTGCAGGAGAGAGTTATGAAGGATTATTTAGCGTTAAAAGCTAGTGCAGGAAGCGGCAAGACCTTTGCTCTAAGCGTTCGCTACATCGCTTTGGTGCTGCGCGGCGAAAATATAAACGAGATAATCGCTCTAACTTTCACCAAAAAAGCGGCCAACGAGATGAAAGAGAGGATAATCTCCACTTTTTTAAATTTACATACAAAAGAGAAAAAGGGCGAGCTTGACAAGGTCTGCAAGGAGCTTGGACTAAGCCAAGATGAGGCGATAAAAAGGCGAGATGAGCGCCTTGGCGTCTTTTTGCAAAGTGAGCTAAAAATTTATACATTTGATGCGTTTTTCTCTGGGATTTTGAAGAAATTTAGCCAAAATTTAGGCATTAGCCCTGATTACAGCGTGCAAGATAGCTTGCAAGATCTGGCGTGGAAAAAATTTGTAAAAGAGGCGAGCAAGGATAAAAAACTTCTTAGCGAGCTAGCCTTAATGATGATCATTTCAAGTCAAAAAGAGGCTAGCTTTTCGCAGACTTTGGCGAAATTTTATGAGAGCTTTGGCGGCGAGCTAAAAGATAGTGGCGCAAGCTATCCAGATGATAGCAAGGTAAGGGCGGCGCAAAAGGCGATAAATGAGCATATAGCCTTGCAAAATGGCGCTAGCGATGTAGCTAAAAAGACATTTAGCGAGCAGAATTTATTTGAGCTATTTAAGAGTAAGGTTTTTGCTAGAGAAAGCCTAGACTACCGCTCTTTTAGCAAAATTTACACAAGTGAGCTTGATAGGCTCTTTTTTGAGCTAAAAGAGGCAGCAAAAAACTACATTTTAGAGGTCGAAAAGTATAGGCTAAGTGGCTTTAGCAAGCTATTAAAGCTTTATAAGACGTCAAATTTAGAGCTAAACAAGGAGATAAATGCGTTAAGCTTTGCTGATATAAACAAGCTGGTTTTTAAGCTTTTGGTGCAAAGCTTAGACAAAGAGGCGCTTTATTTTAGGCTTGATGGCAGGATAAATCACCTCTTAGTCGATGAGTTTCAAGATACAAACGTGATCCAGTATGAGATCATCTTACCGCTCATCGCTGAAATCGTCTCTGGATACGGACAAAACGGCCTTGGAAGCTTCTTTTACGTGGGTGATACGAAGCAGAGTATCTATAAATTTAGGGGTGGCAAAAAGGAGCTTTTTGACAAGCTTGGAGATGATTTTAGTCAGATAGATATAGAAAATTTACCAAGCAACTACCGCAGTTTAAAGGCTCTGGTGAAATTTAATAACGCCGTTTTTGAAGAAATTTATCATAGATATGGGCTTAGTTTTGAGCCACAAGAGCCAGCTAAAAAAGATGAGACGCTAAGCTATGAGGTAAGTGGCGAGTGTGCGTATTTTGAAGTAGAAAAAGATGACTACGGCTACTTGCGTGTGCTAAGCGATGAAGATATCGCAGGTGCGGTCGTTTCGCAAGCAAGTGAGCTTTTAAAAGCTGGCGTAAATGCAAGCGATATAACTGTGCTTTGCTGGAAAAATAGCGACATTAGCCTCATCTCAGAAGTGCTTAGTAGTGCAGGGATAAAAAGCGTCAATGAAGGCACTTTGGAGCTAAAAAGAACGCCGCTTGTCGCTGCTATCATCGAGTATGCGAAATTTTGCCTATTTAAAGAAGAAATTTATGAAAAAAATGTAAAAGCGCTAGTAAATGCAAATGTCAAAAAACTAAGCATAAAGCCAGAAGTGAGTGCTACAAATAGCCTATTTTACCTAGCTAAAAATTTAGGCATAAGCATGGCTGATGTTGATATTTTAAGGCTTTTTGAGCTAAGCGCGGGGTATAAAAATTTAAGTGATTTTATATTTAACCTTGAAAACTTTAGCTCTAAAATCAGCCCAAAAAGTAGCGACGGCGTGAGAGTGATGACCGTGCATAAGTCAAAGGGGCTTGAGTTCGCTCACGTCATAGTTTGCGACATGATGGGCAAGGGCAGGGGAGATGACTCAAATTTCATAACCGAATACAGCGAAAAGGGCGAGTGGATCGTAAAGAGTAAAATTTCAGGTAGAGAAAATTTTGATAGCGACTATGCAAGCGTTTTGGAGCAGATGAAGGAGCTTGAAAAG is a genomic window of Campylobacter concisus containing:
- a CDS encoding PD-(D/E)XK nuclease family protein, which codes for MRNLNQLFVFTNSRKIREFNAGFSDELIPKSLSIAEFYKKAVFVNGRFECDSTYALVLMNRACASVKEANSVLKIPTEFFEFLKNNDYLFSFFKELAISKKSIAEIKFNDIYADFEEHLSILEAVLKEYESLLDKEDLYDDITLPKIYSINEAYIKSFSEISLHIDGILSEFEWEILEKISKLTTLKIIFQTSVFNKKLIDKIRQISAISDFENYKKYELNLNTNELTCLENITKFEPVLVRNFATRSLQCAYVMAKVSEFVREGIKPENIAVILPDEGFSEILRLHDSAKIFNYAMGESFKNTKFYEALYYITRAINEEASPVFDQSKCESYEELGFILSEFGVSEQLFEKFKAGYFEACEFGKFKELIDELLVLENEPRCEEKLALELFRMENLCRYFSFSLKQLSEIFLLNIARLSIDDVGGGKISVMGMLESRGMKFDGVIIVDFNDSFIPARSANEMFLNSKVRQKAGLISYVERENLQRFYYESLINNAKKVAISCTVNEENIESRFLKNFKTIKDEKFSDEAYLKLFLKGEASLNLSDDEIILRHDFFTKPLSFSTLNLYITCPRKYYYTKIAHIDAPKAIAGELGTKQGNSVHSALFEYYTSEFYKQNNTFDLAIFKEMLARQNLTPLEFEIWTHKFKEYEIYENERLRAGFRVLECEKEVQSEFCGVQIKGFIDRIDVGANGDMLILDYKTGEANVNSLQLAFYEALYGGEVRSAYYALKNEPELLSSKKSVSDLEAEIEKLKEINGSEINFERKSGACKFCDYALLCRREL
- a CDS encoding RecB-like helicase, which gives rise to MKDYLALKASAGSGKTFALSVRYIALVLRGENINEIIALTFTKKAANEMKERIISTFLNLHTKEKKGELDKVCKELGLSQDEAIKRRDERLGVFLQSELKIYTFDAFFSGILKKFSQNLGISPDYSVQDSLQDLAWKKFVKEASKDKKLLSELALMMIISSQKEASFSQTLAKFYESFGGELKDSGASYPDDSKVRAAQKAINEHIALQNGASDVAKKTFSEQNLFELFKSKVFARESLDYRSFSKIYTSELDRLFFELKEAAKNYILEVEKYRLSGFSKLLKLYKTSNLELNKEINALSFADINKLVFKLLVQSLDKEALYFRLDGRINHLLVDEFQDTNVIQYEIILPLIAEIVSGYGQNGLGSFFYVGDTKQSIYKFRGGKKELFDKLGDDFSQIDIENLPSNYRSLKALVKFNNAVFEEIYHRYGLSFEPQEPAKKDETLSYEVSGECAYFEVEKDDYGYLRVLSDEDIAGAVVSQASELLKAGVNASDITVLCWKNSDISLISEVLSSAGIKSVNEGTLELKRTPLVAAIIEYAKFCLFKEEIYEKNVKALVNANVKKLSIKPEVSATNSLFYLAKNLGISMADVDILRLFELSAGYKNLSDFIFNLENFSSKISPKSSDGVRVMTVHKSKGLEFAHVIVCDMMGKGRGDDSNFITEYSEKGEWIVKSKISGRENFDSDYASVLEQMKELEKQENINKIYVAFTRATKSLIIIKQAVPSGNSPSFFSFYTRSDKSEANDYLDLKEFSFGKILPSKSEQKETKKDEKLPEILRIERQEVEAKEQKTSGKNLSAIYFGLAFHYLLEMSEKFDEISLEKAKNLMLNKFHKFLPLEVLEDAYKRAKMLINEPKFIECIKGKEIYKEQPFKVKNELKQMDLFCFNEREICVIDYKTTDKNIEENKKQVKEYKDALAKFYEKHSIIAVIFYALEGKISYIEV